The sequence ACCTGATATCTACGGATCTTTCCTGCCTGATGCACCTGGATGGGTATATCAAAAAACATAACCTGAATATTAAAACCATGCATATTGCCGATGTATTGGCGAGTGGCTGGTAAAAGGATATGAACTGATAGCTAAATCCTGCCAATGTACTGGCCAGTGATAGGTAATTCAGTAACCATGACTTGAATATTAATACCGTGCATACTGCTGATGTAGTAGCTGGTAATTTTAAAACTTTCTTTTGATGAATTATTGGTTAGTTAAATCGGAACCGTTTAAATATTCCTGGGAGCAGTTTGAAAAAGATGGAAAGACGTTTTGGGATGGAGTGAGAAACTACCAGGCCAGGAATAATATGAAGGCGATGAAGAAGGGTGACCAGGTGTTGTTCTATCATAGCAATGAGGGACTGGCGGTAGTAGGGATTGCAAAAGTGGCGAAGGAGTCTTATCAGGATCCGACTACACCTGATCCTAATTGGGTGGTGGTAGATCTGCAACCGGTGAAGCCTTTTAAAGAGCATGTGACACTGGCGCAAATGAAGGCGGAGAAGAGATTGGCGGATTTTCAGCTGATCAGACAGGGAAGGCTTTCAGTATGTGCCGTGACGGAAGATGAATACAATACGATCCTCGAATTGGGAGGGATGAAGAAATAGTTCGAAGTTGGCCTGCGGCAGCATGGGAATACTCAAATTCATAGCCAACAATAAGTTCAGCGAGATAATTAACTTCTGAATACCAGGAGAAATTATGGTACAAAATCCTTTCTGATAAAGGATTCTGACTTATTTCGATTCCTCTTTCTCTTAATAACTACTCACTAACTTTTTAATGTTACCCTAATTTTGTATCAACCGGACATCAGCTTCAAAAAAAGTTTTTAATAGTTGAAAATGTTTTTATCGACGATGAAAAACATTTTTCGCAGGAATTGACTGTTACTAAGTTGCATTGTAAAGAATAAATTGTAAATTGAACACTATATACCTTATCACTTCCAATACTTAAATGTTACCCATTGGAGGCAGAGACTTAAGCAATCATATACAAGGAATATGCGTATGAACCTACTTATGATCCCACAGGTATCATGGCCAGCTACTTTCAGAACCCATTATTATTAAAGAGTAATAATAGTTCGTTAATTCAGTCTTTAAACACGCTCGCCGCTTTGTAGGATTTTCTATGTACATCTGAGAGATTTTTTAAACCCAAATAAAAACAAACATGAAAAGTTGTTGTCCCCTATCCTGATTTCATTTGGCTTATATGCAGCAAATTAGGTCATGCTGCAGATTAGTTTAATTTTACAGGCGTCTTTCATAGCAAAAGGTGCTTGTCTAATTCCGGTGGAATGAGTTTTTATAAACACGTATTTGTTTACCTGATATTATTTGCCTCCTTTACTGTGCACGCCCAACAAACCGGTAAAATATATGGCCAGCTGTCTGATACCGTTAGCCATCAACAGCTCAAAAACGCATTTATTACTATCACACAGGATAATATTATCAGGAAATCCA is a genomic window of Chitinophaga sp. LS1 containing:
- a CDS encoding EVE domain-containing protein is translated as MNYWLVKSEPFKYSWEQFEKDGKTFWDGVRNYQARNNMKAMKKGDQVLFYHSNEGLAVVGIAKVAKESYQDPTTPDPNWVVVDLQPVKPFKEHVTLAQMKAEKRLADFQLIRQGRLSVCAVTEDEYNTILELGGMKK